In Macrobrachium rosenbergii isolate ZJJX-2024 chromosome 6, ASM4041242v1, whole genome shotgun sequence, a genomic segment contains:
- the LOC136839397 gene encoding trypsin-1-like, whose translation MWRLWILAVLLVFKGGQCLSTNRNLGAFGFPDTPINIIGGEVAEHGEFPYQVSVQHKGIFGQIHVCGGSILSEMYILTSANCIESLPTKSIRVIAGMTSLAKDLDTKQEKTASIKVIHENYSSVTRDNDIGLVKLEEGLILNDLVQSIEIPTEGVLDGSICIMTGWGATTATGDKVDDLHKVKIPVVDSVLCRTFYGESAISDGMVCAGKITGGSGSCEGDKGGPLQCEGVLQGIYSWGKGCAEPASPGVYTKVIHYKEWIENYIYNQ comes from the exons ATGTGGCGTCTTTGGATCCTCGCTGTTCTCTTAGTTTTCAAAG GTGGGCAATGCCTGAGCACCAACAGGAACTTGGGTGCCTTTGGATTTCCAGATACGCCAATTAACATCATCGGAGGAGAAGTAGCTGAACATGGAGAATTTCCCTATCAA GTCTCTGTTCAACACAAGGGAATTTTCGGGCAGATTCACGTCTGTGGAGGCTCCATTCTCAGTGAAATGTACATACTGACTTCTGCAAACTGTATCGAAAG CCTCCCCACAAAAAGCATAAGAGTTATTGCTGGAATGACTTCGTTGGCAAAAGATTTGGATACTAAGCAAGAGAAAACAGCAAGCATCAAAGTCATCCACGAGAACTATAGCTCTGTGACCAGGGATAATGATATCGGTTTGGTAAAG CTGGAAGAAGGACTAATCCTAAACGACCTTGTCCAGTCAATAGAGATTCCAACCGAAGGAGTGCTAGATGGATCAATATGTATCATGACAGGATGGGGTGCAACCACAGCGACTGGCGATAAAGTAGACGATTTACACAAG GTCAAAATACCCGTAGTTGACTCAGTCCTGTGCAGAACCTTCTATGGTGAAAGTGCCATTAGTGATGGCATGGTATGCGCAGGGAAAATCACAGGGGGCAGTGGCTCGTGCGAAGGAGACAAAGGAGGACCTCTGCAGTGTGAGGGAGTTCTTCAAGGGATATACTCTTGGGGAAAAGGTTGCGCTGAGCCAGCTTCCCCAGGTGTTTATACTAAAGTGATTCATTATAAGGAATGGattgaaaattacatttacaatcaATAA